In a single window of the Burkholderia contaminans genome:
- a CDS encoding LysR family transcriptional regulator yields MRFNRLDLNLLVALDALLAERNITRAAERLHLSQSATSGVLARLRGYFEDELLVQVGRKMEPTLLALRLAGPVRDIILKVQATLAIKSDFDLATTAQHFRICASDYMVTVLLNRVLQAKDRQAPHVTLELIAQTRSPGDVLKRGELDFLVIPDRFLADDQPYEVLFEDSYTCVAWAGNEQIGDTLDFDQYMQLGHITPRFGRARQPTLEDWFMKQYGLVRRIDVVTYDFTSMAQLLVGTSLIATMQSQLAKRYAAYLPLRLIPLPLEIPVLRECLQWPRYLEDDPGHQWMRQLFRQAAAELAGGLPAVPSVPPESGAAGD; encoded by the coding sequence GTGCGCTTCAATCGATTGGACCTGAACCTGCTCGTGGCGCTGGATGCGCTGCTGGCCGAACGCAATATCACGCGCGCGGCGGAGCGGCTGCACCTGAGCCAGTCGGCCACCAGCGGGGTGCTGGCACGCCTGCGCGGCTACTTCGAGGACGAGCTGCTGGTGCAGGTGGGGCGCAAGATGGAACCGACCCTGCTGGCCCTGCGCCTGGCCGGGCCGGTGCGAGACATCATCCTGAAGGTACAGGCCACGCTGGCGATCAAGTCAGACTTCGATCTGGCCACCACCGCGCAGCACTTCCGCATCTGCGCGTCGGACTACATGGTGACCGTGCTGCTGAACCGCGTGCTGCAGGCCAAGGACCGCCAGGCGCCCCACGTCACCCTCGAACTGATCGCGCAGACCCGCAGTCCGGGGGATGTGCTCAAGCGCGGCGAGCTGGATTTCCTAGTCATTCCGGACCGTTTCCTGGCGGACGATCAGCCGTACGAAGTGCTGTTCGAGGACAGCTACACCTGCGTGGCCTGGGCCGGCAACGAGCAGATCGGCGACACGCTGGATTTCGACCAGTACATGCAGTTGGGTCACATCACGCCGCGCTTCGGGCGAGCCCGCCAGCCCACTTTGGAAGACTGGTTCATGAAGCAGTACGGCCTGGTGCGCCGCATCGACGTGGTGACCTACGACTTCACCTCGATGGCACAGCTATTGGTTGGCACTTCGCTGATCGCGACGATGCAGAGCCAGCTTGCCAAGCGCTACGCCGCCTACCTGCCGCTCAGGCTGATTCCGCTGCCGCTGGAGATTCCAGTGCTGCGGGAGTGCCTGCAATGGCCGCGCTATCTCGAGGACGACCCGGGCCATCAGTGGATGCGCCAGTTGTTCCGGCAGGCCGCGGCCGAACTGGCCGGCGGCTTGCCAGCCGTCCCGAGCGTCCCCCCGGAATCAGGCGCGGCGGGCGATTAA
- a CDS encoding SphA family protein, with the protein MKKLSYLALATAWIASLASTAAQATENGGSVYPLGVQTVANGLMMAPGDYLLSYNQWIHANKIVDGSGKNALPDPKLNVEAHALRYLHVFENLKIAGGNLSLEADWSYVDSKLNTPFFKAHASGFGDLTVGPSIGWHSPTFHQQVSLLATLPTGSYDAKSALNIGRNYYAVTADYAFTWFFAPQWELSSMFMVIANGKNRDDGYKSGIETNVEFSLDHFFPNRWFAGVGGYWHNQLTDDTLNGQAFNGNGNRVRDFAIGPQVGYATDKVGVYLAWQHQVYVRNAAKGDRLWLNAFIKF; encoded by the coding sequence ATGAAGAAGCTCAGCTATCTCGCGCTGGCGACAGCGTGGATCGCGTCTTTAGCCAGCACTGCAGCGCAAGCCACCGAAAACGGCGGAAGCGTCTACCCGCTTGGCGTCCAGACCGTCGCCAATGGTCTGATGATGGCGCCCGGCGATTATCTGCTGTCATATAACCAGTGGATTCATGCCAACAAGATCGTCGACGGCAGTGGCAAGAATGCGCTGCCCGACCCCAAGCTGAATGTGGAAGCTCATGCGCTCCGCTACCTGCACGTATTCGAGAACCTGAAGATAGCGGGCGGCAACCTGTCGCTCGAAGCAGATTGGTCATACGTCGACAGCAAGCTCAATACGCCGTTCTTCAAGGCGCACGCCAGCGGTTTCGGGGACCTGACCGTGGGGCCGTCGATCGGCTGGCACAGCCCGACTTTCCACCAGCAGGTGAGCCTGCTAGCCACGCTGCCGACCGGTTCCTACGATGCCAAGAGCGCGCTGAATATCGGCCGCAACTACTATGCCGTGACGGCGGACTACGCCTTCACTTGGTTCTTTGCGCCCCAGTGGGAACTGAGCTCGATGTTCATGGTGATCGCCAACGGCAAGAATCGCGACGATGGCTATAAATCGGGCATCGAAACCAATGTCGAATTCTCTCTCGACCATTTCTTCCCCAACCGGTGGTTCGCCGGCGTGGGTGGCTACTGGCATAACCAGCTGACCGATGACACGCTCAACGGCCAGGCGTTCAATGGCAACGGCAACCGGGTGCGCGATTTCGCCATCGGGCCGCAGGTGGGTTACGCCACCGATAAAGTCGGCGTTTATCTGGCCTGGCAACACCAGGTTTACGTGCGCAACGCCGCTAAGGGCGACCGGCTCTGGCTGAACGCCTTCATCAAGTTCTGA